From the genome of Toxoplasma gondii ME49 chromosome XII, whole genome shotgun sequence:
ATACGTGGTTAAAGCTGGTGGGCGCTAACGGCGACACATAAACGCGGGACCCCAAGGTGACACCATAATCCTTTGTGGACTGGCACGCCCAGCGGGCCTCGTGTTGCCTTCTCACTGCCGCCTCGGGAACCAGGTAGCGACGCAGGGTCGCCGAGGGTGAGGGGTGAAATCTGCGCTGCAGGAGACACCCAGAGCGCCGTAGGCGCCCCAAGCCAAGTTGTCCTAGAAAACAGAATTCAGAGGTTGTTCAACCACACAAGCCCCTGGTTccagcaagagaagaaaaaacaaatccATCGTCTCGAAATCAGCTGAAGTGACGAAAATATAAGATATATGGCGAGTAGCACAttgtacatatgtatatatatgtatatatgtgtagatgtatatgcatagagAGCGGGAGACACATACATTCATGCACAGGGGTCTGTGGACAAGCACATATGAGTGTACAAATCGAGAGCCAGAGAGACCTAGATATAGAGAGTCGTGCTTATGTATGTCCATATATAGATAGGTAGAATAGAACGTTACTGAATATGTAAACGCATATGGATACACtgacgcatatatatatatatatatatatgcatacataaaAGTGCTTATTCATTTGTGGGTTAGGGGAACAGGATACACAGTCCGTGGAACGAGATTTATTTCAAATGCGCATGGTTGGCCAGCTGGACGTTGCTGAGATTCGCCATCAGCATTTTCGCTTCGCGCATGATCCGTGATACCTTTGTGTTTGCCAAAAGAATTTCCTCTGCCTTGATTTCGGTCCTCTCGTTTGCCccctttcgttcttctgctctctcgtcaTGTGGCTGTCTGTCCCGCCGTCACCGTCTGGTGTCTCCGTGTCTGGGTTTGCtactttctccctttccaatcgtcttctctgtctacctcgtctctcccccaTAGGTTTCTGCTTAGACTTCCCAGTTGCGTCTTCGCCATTTTCTCCTCAACTTCCTGGCCTTCCTGTTgagtctcttccttccgtcTTGCCCCTTTCCCCCTGCATCTCTGCAATTCTCCTCCTTGTCGCCTccctcgctgtcgccttcttctgctctgcttctctgcttcgttgtctgccccctgcttctctccttgtttctcttttcctctcccgtTCCCTCTTcgattcttcttcctgtgcttctcttgtctctaGCTCACCACGGCACCGGCTCTGACATGAGCTGGTCGACGGTGGTGTCGCACCACCTCCCACCAGTGGCGTCTGGCGCATTCGCGGGGAAGTTCCAAAGCCAAGCGACCCGACCGTCGGAGACCAGCCGGCGAACAAACAGGAAAAGGccgagatgaagaagaacgaagaagccgacGACGGCAACCCCCACCGCCTGCAGACGCCCCGAGGTGTCTGCGTCCTGAAACACGATGGAAACGGGCATCTACGAGTTGTCTCTCGACTGTGTTGTCACAGCGACAAAGTTTATTGGCTCCGGCGCAACGCAGTCCCGGGTCCGGCCTCGGATGCCCCGTCTACTCAACCTTTGCTTTTCTGGAAAACGACGACTTCACAACTGCAAGCATCCCTGCATACGAGTACATTCGCGAGACAGTTAAGGCTGTTCACGTATACGCAGACCCGCTTTGGAAGTGGACTGGACGGATACAAAAGCAGCGCTGTGTGAGCATGAACGATCCCGCCGGGTGGCGCTGCTTGCCAGACATCGAGGGAACACGGGAGACTCGAAAACATTGCCAGATGCAAATGCATGTGATTGGTGGATCCAAAATGTGCATACTCATCAATGCGTTGTTGCTCCACAACTGCAAGCCTCgacgcgtcttcgccttttctttgTGCGGATCAAGCAGTCTATGGGAGCACACCGCGGAGGtacaaaagaagaaaggtcaACATTCCTCAACGTTTGCGAAGAACTACCGCCGACCAACTGAAAGCGACCGAGAAAAGCGGGGGATAAAAAACTACGAGATCGACTCCAGAGGCCGTTGACGTTTGCGGTGACCCGGAGAGACTGCGGTCGACTCGAACGGAAGCGGCATTCGAGGAAATGACACAGCTGCGTACAGCTATCAGCATCGCTGCCGAAGCAGCTAGGGGCAAGCCGAGAGCGTGGAGCAACCGAAGCTCCGCATTTCCAAGTTGCATGTTGTGGGGGAGGACCTCCTGCGACTTTCTGTCAAACAGAACGAGTCTGAACAGCACTTGTAGTCCAGAGACCATGGCGAGGAGAACCGCCGAGACGGTCAAGCAGCCctggaaaacagaggaaagggaacaaacgaagaaactAACGGGAACTGGGAAGGTGGAGAGCAGCGCAGaaagcggcgagaagaaacgaaagggaCAGAATAtgcgaaggcggagacagccgaacgtagagaaggcgaggatggaggacgcgaaacagacgaaacgcaaaagagacaggagaagacagaggcagaagggCACAGGCCGTTagagagagcggcgaacAAACGGAAACGAGAGGTGAAAGAAGGCGATCGTTTCGATTgagcaaagagagaatcagaggaaagagatggAGGCGAAATCGTCGAGGCATCACGCGTACCGCTGCGAGTTCGACATTTGTTTCTGCTGTTGAgggcagaggcagaaagagagctGTCCATCCAAGCATCGAGGCGTTCGTCTGCAGGGCATCGGGGACCTTCTGGGAGATAACAAATGCAGAAAAAGGTTCCCTAAACTTTCCATCATTTTACGCACATGCCCATCACGCAGGTCCCCGTGGGGCGTTCTTGTGCGGCATTGTTTTCTATCTTAATGAGTCTGAGTGAACCTCCCGAGAGTCAGAAACCAAATGCGGCTGTTTGACAGCGCAGCGATGCCGGGGAGAACTCGCGAGCGTCTTCGCGCATGTTTGTTATCTTTCTGAATTTCAAACGCTGTCAGAAATGTTCGAAGGCTCGTAGCCTTGGATGTGAAATAGAGATGAAACAGTTCCGAAACGCGCATGTACAAGTCGCCAGCAAACACCGCTCACGGCAGACTAACTCGTCACTCGCCGGAGAAGACTAACCGACCTCTGCGCATCCCCCGAACGGAGGAATGGAAAAGGAGAAATAGCCACAGCAGCCGCTCTCGCATCGTCTGTGCGTCCGGCAgttttcgtttttgcttGCAATTCTAGCAAGGCTTTCAGAGCGAAAGCGATGGCCTTGCGTTACCTGAAGGAGGTAGAGGAGGAACGAGGCttgaaaaaaaaggagagcCGTTACAGGCACTTCGGAGAAGTTGCGCGCGCCGCCTTGCCCCGTCAAAAgcgcaagaaagagaactgCAGAGATGCCGAGAAGCGccggcaagaagaagaaaacgctcAACGCCTGAAGGCTGCTCAGCTGTGCGGGCACCAGAAAACACACAGGCgggcaagaaagaagacgcgatGCAAGCTGGTATTAGAAACTCTCTCCCTGCATGCCATGCCGGTGCAGACCCCTCGGGTTCTCTGACTTGAGGTGTGCGGTCTGGTTCACTCCGCATTCGACCGCGCGCGGGTCATACCCAATTCGAGTCGCTGCTGGAGCCAGGCACTTGAGCGAAGTCGAGTCTCCACATTTTTTCTTCAGTCCCAGCTCGCGCGACGATCTGCAGATCTGATcgcagaggaaagcgaggcgTCCAGCCACCATTCACGAGAGGCACAGCAAAGGAGGCATCCTCGGCGCTCGAAACTTTGTACCAAGTCGACGGGGAGTGAAGCGCAAAGAGCGACGCGAGTCTCCCAGAGTTCTCGCAAACAACGCGATCCTCGTCATCCGCAAGCACCTGCGAAATAACAAACGAACAGGCGCCAGTTGAGGCTGTAGCTCGGAAGGCCGCACGTGGTGGAAACGACGGCCGGAGGGAAATGTTTGGAAATGCGGGGGAAAACGTTTGAGAATGACATCTAAGACGAGTCGAGAAGGCAGCAGACGCGAGTgagggcgagagaaaggaaaagaagaagcgagaaagaataaagggaacgaagacacgaaaaatgggacaaggagaagaaccgaTGCCGGAACGGGCCGTGGAACGAGACATCGGGGTGCCTGTGTTCTGAGAAGCGACAAAAATGGAGAGCTCAGTCTGTCGTGTTGGATTCGGGTGTCTGGACACTCTGCCTGATAACTCGTCTTGGTGACACACACTCGCTCTCCCTCCGGGTACCCTTTTGCTCTTTCAGAAGGGTACCACACCTTCATCCACATGCAGTTAGACGTAATACGCACATGCACCAAGGCACGACTCAGAAAATAATGGAAGAGCAGGCGTTTCAGTGAGTCGGTTTCTTTCACAAACGAAGGCGCAGATCCCGTCAAAACCCAGCATGATCACTCCTCCGAAACGGGTAGTAACAATCGCTACAGGTTGTGTATATTCACGTGTGAGGCTTTTCGGGATGGGGATAAAAGACGAATTGACCCCCCTGACTTTTTGGATCAGAGCGTGACTGTTTGCCCCCTTGTCTTTCAAACATACACTGTATAGCACCACACTCAACTCTCTGCTTAACATGGTGATGACGAAGTACACGATAGGACTTGGATCTCGTACACACAGATCTGTAAGATCTCAACCACGCGTTCAGCTCGTAGAAGCAACAAGTGTTTACTTCCATCTCTCTGAAATGTTTTGTCCATTCTTTCGAAGCAGCGAAGCCTCGCCTTCGCAccttgcatgcgcggccGGTGCTGTAGACAAGCAATTTGGTCGGTGGGCTGACGATCGGGCTTGTCCACTGGGTCTCGAGGAAATACATGCGCTGAgattcttccccttctccagTCCGGCGACACTGAATCTGCAgatgcgagagaaaaagagacctCATTCAAACACATGCAGTCAGTGAAGGATGAGGAGGGAGTAGAAGAGAGAGGTTTTCCTTATTCAGACGACACAAGGAGTTAACGTGTAATGCGGCAAAGAGACAGcccagacagaggagaacggagagacatGTACAAGACCTATGATATATTTGCAGGGAGTCGAGGGGACTCTCAAGGGCTGGTAAAAGAGTGCTCAGTTGTCGGGTCTTGCACGCGATTTCAGGACCGAGGAGCACAGGCGAACGAGCCACAGCCGAGCTAGAGCGACAGGCACATGCAAAACGATGAGGATGTGTGTTTGTATATTTGCAGACTGGCCGGTAAATCTGAGGTTTCAGGCGATCTAAAGGTGCGGACAGACTTGGTTTCTCGTGTGTGTTTTCACCAGAGTgggtgtctgtgtgtcttgaGAGACAAGAGATCGTACCGTCGTGAGCGAACTGGGTTGCCGCTCCTCGCGAGGAATCTTGACAGAGGAACTGGGGACATGGGGAGCCCCATCGATGTAGAGGACGCTCGCATGATCACATTGAGCATGCAGCGAAACTGTAAAGAGCCGCACACGGAGGAATGGGACTGTCGACTGCAGAAGACCACAAACGACGAAAGAAGCAGCGTGGGGAAcgggggagacgaagcatGAAGACGCGAGGCAATGCCGTGCGGGCATGGgcaagacaagagaaaagcaagcGCAAGCTTAGCAGATGGGAAGTGCTGGCGTAGTGCGCCGAGACAGAACCAGAGGCAGGCTGCTATGAAAACAATTCGATCTCTCAGGAGTTGAGAGACGACAAAACAACTGCAAGAAACACTCGGTCCAAGAGTGAGACGAAGGCGTGAAAGGTCCACCACAGTCGACAGTCTGTTCCCTTCGTTCTAGCAAAGAAGCATGAACACTTCACTATATATTCGCATAGAAAAAAGACCTACTGTACGGGTCACGGACGCCCGAAGCGAGGACAAAGGCGTCGCTGGAGTGTCTGAAGAGGGGGATGAGCGAGAGGTCCTTCCCTCTGCTGTCTTGAACGGAGAAGGCTTCAAGTGTCGGCTCCGAAaccgcttctctctgatcCACGTGAAGCGTGTACACTTTCAGAGACGGTGCAGAGCTAGGATTCCGCACCTCGAGCTTGACGTCAAATCTGAAGCGACAGGAAATACGACAAAGCGGAAAAGATAAAATCACGTGCAGTGCAAGTCAGCGCAGTGGACGGGCGGCAAGCTTGGCACATCGCCCAAAGTGACtagctgaagaagacaaagtgTAAAAGTATGTGCTCTGCAAACCCGTCCCAGTGAAGGGGCAGAGGCAGCCGACCTCTGCGACGTGCATAAAGGCATGTAGGGACAATGCGTGTTGTTTCTTTGTGGTCAGCGATGCCAGCGGTATGAGAGGGTTGGATCGACAGGCGTTCTGTGATCGTCAGACGATTGTGACGGGACGAGCGAGTTGAGGCGCTGCACATTTTCGATAACTTTGCCACAGATGTTAAAGGGAGCCCTATTGAATGCCGGAAGACAGTGCGATTTCGACGCCGGGTGAAAAGGGCTAGCGCCGCGTTTGCGCTGGCGTGTCGGTCGCGGCGCTTGACGTGTTCAAGAAAATTTCTATACCTTTTGGCAAGTGGAACGGGAAGCGCTACCCCGAGAGCTCCCCGAGGATCGACCGGATTCCCGTTTACAAACACACTCGGGAGCAGCTGCGGAGAGATGTTTCTCGGGCATTCAAATCGCGGGAGAACGATCAGCTCAGCTTGCTTGGTGGCGAATCGAACGGTGTAGTCCGGTGTATCTACGGTGAAGTTGCTGACTCGGCC
Proteins encoded in this window:
- a CDS encoding hypothetical protein (encoded by transcript TGME49_248750~Predicted trans-membrane domain (TMHMM2.0):345-368:379-397:434-457:477-495:504-525:725-748:762-785:797-820), whose translation is METNVSGRSSAPGRMESKENVCEFKGIDLSSGRVSNFTVDTPDYTVRFATKQAELIVLPRFECPRNISPQLLPSVFVNGNPVDPRGALGVALPVPLAKRFDVKLEVRNPSSAPSLKVYTLHVDQREAVSEPTLEAFSVQDSRGKDLSLIPLFRHSSDAFVLASGVRDPYISLHAQCDHASVLYIDGAPHVPSSSVKIPREERQPSSLTTIQCRRTGEGEESQRMYFLETQWTSPIVSPPTKLLVYSTGRACKVLADDEDRVVCENSGRLASLFALHSPSTWYKVSSAEDASFAVPLVNGGWTPRFPLRSDLQIVARAGTEEKMWRLDFAQVPGSSSDSNWLSSLQALSVFFFLPALLGISAVLFLALLTGQGGARNFSEVPVTALLFFQASFLLYLLQKVPDALQTNASMLGWTALFLPLPSTAETNVELAAGCLTVSAVLLAMVSGLQVLFRLVLFDRKSQEVLPHNMQLGNAELRLLHALGLPLAASAAMLIADADTSGRLQAVGVAVVGFFVLLHLGLFLFVRRLVSDGRVAWLWNFPANAPDATGGRWCDTTVDQLMSEPVPWTTWLGAPTALWVSPAAQISPLTLGDPASLPGSRGGKEALVGSSAVAVTPRLPKQGLTLLPCLRDLPVGILRSRWLDVFFSLDALTKMLQRQKEKTSSTADLSDPAFFPLTVQRHQLTGPLTSGRLALFFELRTPCARIGDSAFRSLLGLLLGFSLSLQGSIVAPILLLVASILCFSWMVYLRWDKPFHRRDENTVFPVPFGLLGLAALTCAGSEALRVPVLSTLIEHLSVYMLLALALYTAFTAVCLVLGAVWPAIQEIRLLPRQCNCALFLTDRRRDFCVVCPAYTRFPVRQVSLHCSPGPGAFPQVRRVPAHADAYAQLEFSVDDFRALCAGKDFEKPGACIFIDSAQSPLRFRSLTLYAGGDLRQAVDSLLEEEPAVRSAFPDLRNSLLDELERSQAGGSVRSIVVRLLSQPVGLFSAMPRHLRAPEAAAFAEREASMEFSRDVFPEKTSSDFGTDRSAVAELSPLSSRSWRDKC